A region from the Vicia villosa cultivar HV-30 ecotype Madison, WI linkage group LG3, Vvil1.0, whole genome shotgun sequence genome encodes:
- the LOC131662529 gene encoding E3 ubiquitin ligase PQT3-like isoform X2, producing the protein MAVYYKFKSAKDYDSIPMDGPFISVGTLKQNIFVSKHLGRGTDFDLLVTNAQTNEEYLDEEMLIPKNTSVLIRRVPGRTGLPIVTELQQEVENKVVETEPEKSSLPADETSAMKYPENLDWDEFGNDLYSIPDQLPVQSKNMIPEAPPTINADEDSKIKALIDTPALDWQHQGSDFGPGRGFQRGMGGRMGGGRGFGLERKTPPEGYVCHRCKVPGHFIQHCPTNGDSTFDIKKVRQPTGIPRSMLMVNPQGSYALQNGSVAVLKPNEAAFDKEMEGLSSTRSVGDLPPELHCPLCNNVMKNAVLTSKCCFKSFCDKCIRDYIMSKSACVCHATNVLADDLLPNKTLRDTINRILESGNSSTENAGSTYQVQDMESSRCQQPMIPSPTSSAAPKGEPKALLVNEGITKIQVIADDRKPVSATQHVSEQVKIPRAADVSEATRESMSMKELASQGSAKLVEEEVQQKVLPTDAGKKKKKKKVRMPTNDVQWKTPHDFGGENYMMPMGPPPPSYNPYWNGMQPCMDGFMTPYAAPMQMMGYGPGPFDMPFAGGLAQDPYGMQGYMMPAVPPHRDFAEFGTGMNVPPPVMNREEFDARNANLRRKHENERWGERDFSKDREFGREVSSVGDVSSMKSKTKSNPPSSGAYPISHQRHQPSDQNHRSARHYSDRNQEDEQSRPHKSKPVHYSDRNHEDERRNHRPETTYNDRQQKSNIFSRISFSAEEEAIAKKKKKASTSTTESNGFYEVRKDDDDGSDDDERHFKRKRSRYELVDSRERKHR; encoded by the exons AGTATCTTGATGAAGAAATGTTGATTCCTAAAAACACTTCGGTGTTAATTAGACGGGTTCCAGGACGGACAGGATTACCAATTGTTACTGAACTACA ACAAGAGGTGGAAAATAAGGTGGTGGAAACTGAACCTGAGAAAAGTAGCTTACCGGCAGATGAAACATCTGCCATGAAATAT CCTGAAAATTTGGATTGGGATGAATTTGGCAATGATTTATATTCAATTCCCGATCAACTGCCTGTTCAATCGAAAAACATGATTCCAGAGGCTCCTCCAACTATCAATGCTGACGAAGACAGTAAGATTAAGGCCTTGATTGATACTCCCGCGTTGGATTGGCAACA TCAAGGTTCAGACTTTGGTCCTGGTAGAGGTTTTCAAAGGGGCATGGGTGGACGGATGGGAGGTGGACGTGGTTTTG GGTTGGAGCGGAAAACTCCTCCAGAAGGATATGTATGTCATAGATGCAAGGTGcctg GACATTTCATCCAGCATTGCCCTACAAATGGTGATTCAACTTTTGACATAAAAAAAGTCAGGCAACCTACTGGTATTCCTAGATCTATGCTGATGGTAAACCCACAAGGTTCCTATGCCTTACAAAATGGTTCAGTAGCTGTTTTGAAGCCAAATGA GGCTGCTTTTGATAAAGAAATGGAAGGGTTGTCATCTACACGTTCAGTTGGTGATCTACCACCTGAACTCCACTGCCCCTTGTGCAACAATGTCATGAAAAATGCTGTATTGACTAGCAAGTGTTGTTTTAAAAGCTTCTGTGACAAAT GTATTAGGGACTATATTATGTCCAAGTCTGCATGTGTATGTCATGCAACAAATGTTCTTGCAGATGATCTTTTACCTAATAAGACGCTTAGAGATACCATCAATCGGATATTGGAGTCTGGCAATAGCAGTACTGAAAATGCTGGGAGCACTTACCAAGTTCAAG ATATGGAGTCTTCTCGTTGTCAACAGCCCATGATACCTTCTCCTACTTCATCTGCTGCCCCCAAGGGAGAACCAAAGGCTTTACTAGTTAATGAAGGAATAACAAAGATACAGGTAATAGCTGATGACAGAAAGCCTGTCTCTGCTACACAGCATGTATCAGAGCAAGTGAAGATTCCTAGAGCGGCTGATGTATCTGAAGCTACTCGTGAGTCTATGAGTATGAAGGAACTAGCCTCACAAGGGAGTGCTAAACTGGTTGAGGAAGAAGTTCAACAAAAAGTGCTTCCTACTGATGCAG gaaagaaaaagaaaaagaagaaagtccGTATGCCCACAAATG ATGTACAATGGAAAACCCCTCATGACTTTGGTGGAGAGAACTATATGATGCCAATGGGCCCACCGCCTCCTAGTTATAATCCATACTGGAATGGCATGCAACCTTGCATGGATGGATTTATGACACCATATGCTGCTCCAATGCAAATGATGGGTTATGGCCCAGGCCCATTTGACATGCCATTTGCAGGTGGTCTGGCTCAAGACCCATATGGCATGCAAGGATACATGATGCCTGCTGTTCCACCTCATAG GGATTTTGCGGAGTTCGGTACAGGGATGAATGTTCCACCACCTGTTATGAATAGAGAGGAGTTTGATGCTCGGAATGCTAATCTGAGGAGGAAGCATGAAAATGAGAGATGGGGTGAAAG GGACTTCTCCAAAGATCGGGAATTTGGTAGGGAGGTGAGCAGTGTTGGGGATGTTTCTTCGATGAAATCAAAAACA AAATCAAATCCACCGTCATCAGGTGCCTATCCCATTTCCCATCAACGTCACCAACCATCAGATCAGAACCATAGATCAGCTAGGCACTATTCCGACCGCAACCAGGAGGATGAGCAATCACGTCCTCACAAATCAAAACCAGTGCACTATTCCGATCGCAACCATGAGGATGAGCGGCGCAACCACAGACCAGAAACTACATACAATGATCGCCAGCAGAAGAGCAACATCTTTTCCCGGATAAGTTTCTCAGCTGAGGAGGAAGCCATtgctaaaaagaaaaagaaggctTCTACTTCCACAACGGAATCAAACGGGTTCTATGAAGTGAGAAAAGATGACGATGATGGTAGCGACGATGATGAACGGCATTTCAAACGGAAACGGTCGAGGTACGAGTTAGTGGATTCAAGAGAGCGGAAGCATAGGTGA
- the LOC131662529 gene encoding E3 ubiquitin ligase PQT3-like isoform X1, whose translation MAVYYKFKSAKDYDSIPMDGPFISVGTLKQNIFVSKHLGRGTDFDLLVTNAQTNEEYLDEEMLIPKNTSVLIRRVPGRTGLPIVTELHRQEVENKVVETEPEKSSLPADETSAMKYPENLDWDEFGNDLYSIPDQLPVQSKNMIPEAPPTINADEDSKIKALIDTPALDWQHQGSDFGPGRGFQRGMGGRMGGGRGFGLERKTPPEGYVCHRCKVPGHFIQHCPTNGDSTFDIKKVRQPTGIPRSMLMVNPQGSYALQNGSVAVLKPNEAAFDKEMEGLSSTRSVGDLPPELHCPLCNNVMKNAVLTSKCCFKSFCDKCIRDYIMSKSACVCHATNVLADDLLPNKTLRDTINRILESGNSSTENAGSTYQVQDMESSRCQQPMIPSPTSSAAPKGEPKALLVNEGITKIQVIADDRKPVSATQHVSEQVKIPRAADVSEATRESMSMKELASQGSAKLVEEEVQQKVLPTDAGKKKKKKKVRMPTNDVQWKTPHDFGGENYMMPMGPPPPSYNPYWNGMQPCMDGFMTPYAAPMQMMGYGPGPFDMPFAGGLAQDPYGMQGYMMPAVPPHRDFAEFGTGMNVPPPVMNREEFDARNANLRRKHENERWGERDFSKDREFGREVSSVGDVSSMKSKTKSNPPSSGAYPISHQRHQPSDQNHRSARHYSDRNQEDEQSRPHKSKPVHYSDRNHEDERRNHRPETTYNDRQQKSNIFSRISFSAEEEAIAKKKKKASTSTTESNGFYEVRKDDDDGSDDDERHFKRKRSRYELVDSRERKHR comes from the exons AGTATCTTGATGAAGAAATGTTGATTCCTAAAAACACTTCGGTGTTAATTAGACGGGTTCCAGGACGGACAGGATTACCAATTGTTACTGAACTACA TAGACAAGAGGTGGAAAATAAGGTGGTGGAAACTGAACCTGAGAAAAGTAGCTTACCGGCAGATGAAACATCTGCCATGAAATAT CCTGAAAATTTGGATTGGGATGAATTTGGCAATGATTTATATTCAATTCCCGATCAACTGCCTGTTCAATCGAAAAACATGATTCCAGAGGCTCCTCCAACTATCAATGCTGACGAAGACAGTAAGATTAAGGCCTTGATTGATACTCCCGCGTTGGATTGGCAACA TCAAGGTTCAGACTTTGGTCCTGGTAGAGGTTTTCAAAGGGGCATGGGTGGACGGATGGGAGGTGGACGTGGTTTTG GGTTGGAGCGGAAAACTCCTCCAGAAGGATATGTATGTCATAGATGCAAGGTGcctg GACATTTCATCCAGCATTGCCCTACAAATGGTGATTCAACTTTTGACATAAAAAAAGTCAGGCAACCTACTGGTATTCCTAGATCTATGCTGATGGTAAACCCACAAGGTTCCTATGCCTTACAAAATGGTTCAGTAGCTGTTTTGAAGCCAAATGA GGCTGCTTTTGATAAAGAAATGGAAGGGTTGTCATCTACACGTTCAGTTGGTGATCTACCACCTGAACTCCACTGCCCCTTGTGCAACAATGTCATGAAAAATGCTGTATTGACTAGCAAGTGTTGTTTTAAAAGCTTCTGTGACAAAT GTATTAGGGACTATATTATGTCCAAGTCTGCATGTGTATGTCATGCAACAAATGTTCTTGCAGATGATCTTTTACCTAATAAGACGCTTAGAGATACCATCAATCGGATATTGGAGTCTGGCAATAGCAGTACTGAAAATGCTGGGAGCACTTACCAAGTTCAAG ATATGGAGTCTTCTCGTTGTCAACAGCCCATGATACCTTCTCCTACTTCATCTGCTGCCCCCAAGGGAGAACCAAAGGCTTTACTAGTTAATGAAGGAATAACAAAGATACAGGTAATAGCTGATGACAGAAAGCCTGTCTCTGCTACACAGCATGTATCAGAGCAAGTGAAGATTCCTAGAGCGGCTGATGTATCTGAAGCTACTCGTGAGTCTATGAGTATGAAGGAACTAGCCTCACAAGGGAGTGCTAAACTGGTTGAGGAAGAAGTTCAACAAAAAGTGCTTCCTACTGATGCAG gaaagaaaaagaaaaagaagaaagtccGTATGCCCACAAATG ATGTACAATGGAAAACCCCTCATGACTTTGGTGGAGAGAACTATATGATGCCAATGGGCCCACCGCCTCCTAGTTATAATCCATACTGGAATGGCATGCAACCTTGCATGGATGGATTTATGACACCATATGCTGCTCCAATGCAAATGATGGGTTATGGCCCAGGCCCATTTGACATGCCATTTGCAGGTGGTCTGGCTCAAGACCCATATGGCATGCAAGGATACATGATGCCTGCTGTTCCACCTCATAG GGATTTTGCGGAGTTCGGTACAGGGATGAATGTTCCACCACCTGTTATGAATAGAGAGGAGTTTGATGCTCGGAATGCTAATCTGAGGAGGAAGCATGAAAATGAGAGATGGGGTGAAAG GGACTTCTCCAAAGATCGGGAATTTGGTAGGGAGGTGAGCAGTGTTGGGGATGTTTCTTCGATGAAATCAAAAACA AAATCAAATCCACCGTCATCAGGTGCCTATCCCATTTCCCATCAACGTCACCAACCATCAGATCAGAACCATAGATCAGCTAGGCACTATTCCGACCGCAACCAGGAGGATGAGCAATCACGTCCTCACAAATCAAAACCAGTGCACTATTCCGATCGCAACCATGAGGATGAGCGGCGCAACCACAGACCAGAAACTACATACAATGATCGCCAGCAGAAGAGCAACATCTTTTCCCGGATAAGTTTCTCAGCTGAGGAGGAAGCCATtgctaaaaagaaaaagaaggctTCTACTTCCACAACGGAATCAAACGGGTTCTATGAAGTGAGAAAAGATGACGATGATGGTAGCGACGATGATGAACGGCATTTCAAACGGAAACGGTCGAGGTACGAGTTAGTGGATTCAAGAGAGCGGAAGCATAGGTGA